The following proteins are co-located in the Micromonospora coriariae genome:
- the rpmG gene encoding 50S ribosomal protein L33 yields MAKATDVRPKITLACVECKERNYITRKNRRNDPDRIELKKFCPRDGRHTVHRETR; encoded by the coding sequence GTGGCGAAGGCTACCGATGTCCGGCCGAAGATCACTTTGGCGTGTGTGGAGTGCAAGGAGCGCAACTACATCACGCGCAAGAACCGTCGTAACGACCCCGACCGCATCGAGCTGAAGAAGTTCTGCCCGCGCGACGGTCGGCACACGGTTCACCGCGAGACCCGCTGA
- a CDS encoding MaoC family dehydratase N-terminal domain-containing protein — protein sequence MSLDPSFVGRTYPPTAPYQVGREKIREFATAIGATDPVHHDPEAARTLGHPDVVAPPTFPVVVTMAASRQIVEDPALGVDYSRVVHGDQRFAYTRPVVAGDELVCASTIEDVSTRGGHGFLTTRTDVRTVAGEPVVAVWSKIVVRGEA from the coding sequence ATGTCTCTGGACCCTTCCTTCGTCGGCCGGACCTATCCGCCGACCGCCCCCTACCAGGTGGGCCGAGAAAAGATCCGTGAGTTCGCCACCGCCATCGGCGCCACCGACCCGGTCCACCACGACCCGGAGGCGGCCCGGACGCTGGGCCACCCGGACGTGGTCGCCCCGCCGACCTTCCCGGTGGTCGTCACGATGGCCGCGAGCCGCCAGATCGTCGAGGATCCGGCGCTCGGCGTCGACTACAGCCGCGTGGTGCACGGCGACCAGCGGTTCGCGTACACCCGGCCGGTGGTCGCGGGCGACGAGCTGGTCTGCGCGAGCACCATCGAGGACGTCAGCACCCGGGGCGGGCACGGCTTCCTGACCACCCGCACCGACGTGCGCACGGTCGCCGGCGAGCCGGTGGTCGCCGTCTGGTCCAAGATCGTCGTACGTGGGGAGGCGTGA
- a CDS encoding MaoC family dehydratase, translating to MELPAKTFQVTRADLVRYAGASGDFNPIHWSDRFATKVGLPGVIAHGMFTMALVGRAITEWAGTPDAVVDYGVRFTRPVVVPDDDQGTEIEVTAVVREVTEDGLTRLDVTATCLGEKVLSQARATIRTAR from the coding sequence ATGGAGCTGCCAGCCAAGACGTTCCAGGTGACCCGCGCGGACCTGGTCCGCTACGCCGGCGCCTCGGGTGACTTCAACCCGATCCACTGGAGCGACCGGTTCGCCACCAAGGTGGGTCTGCCCGGCGTGATCGCGCACGGCATGTTCACGATGGCTCTGGTCGGCCGGGCCATCACCGAGTGGGCCGGGACGCCCGATGCGGTGGTCGACTACGGCGTCCGGTTCACCCGGCCGGTCGTGGTCCCGGACGACGACCAGGGGACCGAGATCGAGGTCACCGCGGTGGTCCGTGAGGTGACCGAGGACGGCCTGACCCGGCTCGACGTGACAGCCACCTGCCTGGGAGAAAAGGTGCTCTCGCAGGCGCGGGCCACCATCCGGACGGCACGCTGA
- the secE gene encoding preprotein translocase subunit SecE, translating to MADNKRRGEDAGDDRLDDEVVDDVADDDATSADEPVSRGGTATRSRARAESADSRPTTRSETGRVGVFGRIARFFREVVAELRKVIWPTRKELLTYTAVVVAFVAVMLTIVGVLDYGFAKVVLFVFGNSS from the coding sequence GTGGCCGACAACAAGCGGCGCGGCGAGGACGCCGGCGACGATCGTCTGGACGACGAGGTCGTCGACGACGTAGCCGACGACGACGCCACCAGCGCGGACGAGCCGGTCTCCCGGGGAGGCACCGCGACGCGGTCCCGCGCCCGGGCGGAGTCGGCGGACAGCCGGCCGACCACCCGGTCGGAAACCGGTCGGGTGGGCGTGTTCGGCCGCATCGCCCGGTTTTTCCGCGAGGTAGTGGCCGAGCTGCGTAAGGTCATCTGGCCGACGCGCAAGGAGTTGCTGACATACACCGCCGTGGTGGTGGCGTTCGTCGCGGTGATGCTGACGATCGTGGGTGTGCTGGACTACGGCTTCGCCAAGGTCGTGCTGTTTGTCTTCGGCAACTCGAGCTGA
- the nusG gene encoding transcription termination/antitermination protein NusG — protein MPEYDETAGPVDEQSTVATAAGDESVEAASEPEFPTTEPAPDEEYDPVAELRQKLRYAPGDWYVVHSYAGYENKVKTNLETRITSLDMEEFIYQVEVPTREEVEVKNGKRSQIQAKVFPGYILVRMELTAESYSCVRNTPGVTGFVGATDRADRPAPLSLDEVLKWLAPAIETEQKKAKPEIKVLDFEVGDSVTVTDGAFASLPATISEINADQQKLKVLVSIFGRETPVELNFNQVAKI, from the coding sequence GTGCCTGAGTACGACGAGACCGCCGGACCGGTGGACGAGCAGTCCACGGTCGCGACGGCGGCTGGTGACGAGTCGGTTGAGGCCGCCAGCGAGCCGGAGTTCCCAACCACCGAGCCCGCCCCGGACGAGGAGTACGACCCGGTCGCCGAGCTGCGTCAGAAGCTGCGTTACGCGCCGGGCGACTGGTACGTGGTGCACTCCTACGCCGGCTACGAGAACAAGGTCAAGACCAACCTCGAGACCCGGATCACGAGCCTCGACATGGAGGAATTCATCTACCAGGTCGAGGTGCCGACCCGGGAAGAGGTCGAGGTCAAGAACGGTAAGCGTTCGCAGATCCAGGCCAAGGTCTTCCCGGGCTACATCCTGGTTCGGATGGAGCTGACGGCCGAGTCCTACTCCTGCGTCCGTAACACCCCGGGCGTGACCGGCTTCGTCGGCGCGACCGACCGGGCCGACCGGCCCGCGCCGCTCTCCCTCGACGAGGTGCTGAAGTGGCTGGCGCCGGCGATCGAGACCGAGCAGAAGAAGGCGAAGCCCGAGATCAAGGTCCTCGACTTCGAGGTGGGTGACTCGGTCACCGTCACCGACGGCGCGTTCGCGTCGCTGCCGGCCACGATCAGCGAGATCAACGCCGACCAGCAGAAGCTCAAGGTGCTGGTGTCGATCTTCGGCCGGGAGACCCCGGTGGAGCTCAACTTCAACCAGGTCGCCAAGATCTGA
- the rplK gene encoding 50S ribosomal protein L11 gives MPPKKKLVKTFTLQLPAGQATPAPPVGPALGQHGVNIMEFCKSYNAQTESQRGDIVPAEISVYEDRSFTFVLKTPPAARLLIKAAGVQKGSGVPQSEKVGSVSRAQLREIAEKKMADLNANDLDQAEKIIAGTARSMGITVND, from the coding sequence ATGCCTCCGAAGAAGAAGCTCGTCAAGACGTTCACGCTTCAGCTGCCGGCGGGCCAGGCCACGCCGGCGCCGCCGGTCGGCCCCGCGCTCGGCCAGCACGGCGTGAACATCATGGAGTTCTGCAAGTCCTACAACGCGCAGACCGAGTCCCAGCGGGGCGACATCGTCCCCGCCGAGATCAGCGTGTACGAGGACCGGTCCTTCACCTTCGTGCTGAAGACCCCGCCCGCCGCCCGACTGCTGATCAAGGCTGCCGGTGTGCAGAAGGGCTCGGGTGTTCCGCAGAGCGAGAAGGTCGGCTCGGTCAGCCGCGCCCAGCTGCGTGAGATCGCCGAGAAGAAGATGGCCGACCTCAACGCCAACGACCTGGACCAGGCCGAGAAGATCATCGCCGGCACCGCCCGGTCGATGGGCATCACCGTCAACGACTGA
- the rplA gene encoding 50S ribosomal protein L1 — protein MQRSKSYRKAADVIDRSKLYTPSEAVKLAKETTNVKFDATVEVAMRLGVDPRKADQMVRGTVNLPHGTGKTARVIVFAAGAKADEATAAGADEVGTDELVARIQGGWLDFDAAIATPDQMAKIGRIARILGPRGLMPNPKTGTVTMDVTKAVQDIKGGKITFRVDKHSNLHLIIGKASFSESQLVDNYAAVLDEVLRAKPSAAKGKYLRKVILTTTMGPGVPVDPNLVKNLREDSTEA, from the coding sequence ATGCAGCGCAGCAAGAGCTACCGCAAGGCCGCCGACGTCATCGACCGGTCGAAGCTCTACACCCCCTCCGAGGCCGTGAAGCTGGCCAAGGAGACCACGAACGTCAAGTTCGACGCCACGGTCGAGGTCGCCATGCGCCTCGGCGTCGACCCCCGCAAGGCGGACCAGATGGTCCGCGGCACGGTCAACCTGCCGCACGGCACCGGTAAGACCGCCCGCGTGATCGTCTTCGCCGCCGGCGCGAAGGCCGATGAGGCCACCGCGGCGGGTGCGGACGAGGTGGGCACCGACGAGCTGGTCGCCCGGATCCAGGGCGGTTGGCTCGACTTCGACGCGGCGATCGCCACGCCGGACCAGATGGCCAAGATCGGCCGGATCGCGCGGATCCTGGGCCCGCGCGGTCTCATGCCGAACCCGAAGACCGGCACGGTGACCATGGACGTCACCAAGGCGGTGCAGGACATCAAGGGCGGCAAGATCACCTTCCGGGTGGACAAGCACTCCAACCTGCACCTGATCATCGGCAAGGCCTCCTTCTCAGAGAGCCAGCTGGTGGACAACTACGCCGCGGTGCTCGACGAGGTGCTGCGTGCCAAGCCGTCCGCGGCGAAGGGCAAGTACCTCCGCAAGGTCATCCTGACCACCACGATGGGCCCGGGCGTCCCGGTCGACCCCAACCTGGTGAAGAACCTGCGTGAGGACTCGACCGAGGCCTGA
- a CDS encoding ABC transporter ATP-binding protein, translated as MRLENVWFRYRRRGPWVLRGVDVRIGPGEVAVVLGRNGVGKSTLLQVAAGVLRPARGRVADRPGRVGWVPERFPADQPFTVARYLTGMARAAGLDRTAADEAVTAWTDRLGLVAFRAVRLPELSKGTAQKVGLAQAMLRPPGLLVLDEPWEGLDAATRELVPQLIDEVLAVGGAVLVSDHRGETVRLPGARHWTVADGTVVEETSVPDGTVAVIEVAVPTARVAGTVARLRAEGNQVLRVRTDARPAPAPARPGGDDPAPDEPVAMDGVGVAVDGAAGDAR; from the coding sequence ATGCGGCTGGAGAACGTCTGGTTCCGGTACCGCCGGCGTGGTCCGTGGGTGCTGCGGGGCGTGGATGTGCGGATCGGTCCGGGTGAGGTGGCGGTCGTGCTGGGCCGTAACGGGGTGGGCAAGTCGACCCTGCTCCAGGTGGCCGCCGGGGTGCTCCGGCCGGCTCGGGGCCGGGTCGCCGACCGGCCCGGGCGAGTGGGCTGGGTGCCGGAGCGCTTCCCGGCCGACCAGCCCTTCACTGTGGCGCGCTACCTGACCGGGATGGCCCGGGCGGCCGGGTTGGACCGCACGGCGGCCGACGAGGCCGTGACGGCCTGGACGGACCGGCTGGGGCTTGTCGCGTTCCGCGCGGTCCGGCTGCCGGAGCTGTCGAAGGGCACCGCGCAGAAGGTCGGCCTCGCCCAGGCGATGCTGCGCCCGCCGGGCCTGCTGGTGCTCGACGAGCCGTGGGAGGGGCTGGACGCCGCCACCCGGGAGCTGGTGCCGCAGCTGATCGACGAGGTCCTGGCCGTCGGCGGGGCGGTCCTGGTCAGCGACCACCGTGGCGAGACGGTCCGGCTGCCGGGTGCGCGCCACTGGACGGTGGCCGACGGCACGGTGGTCGAGGAGACCTCGGTGCCGGACGGGACGGTCGCGGTCATCGAGGTCGCGGTGCCGACCGCGCGGGTCGCCGGCACCGTCGCCCGGTTGCGCGCTGAGGGCAACCAGGTGCTGCGGGTACGCACCGACGCCCGTCCCGCCCCGGCACCGGCCCGACCGGGCGGTGACGACCCGGCACCGGACGAGCCGGTGGCGATGGACGGCGTCGGCGTGGCGGTCGATGGCGCTGCTGGGGACGCCCGATGA
- the rplJ gene encoding 50S ribosomal protein L10, protein MADKPIRADKATAVAELTESFRNAGATVLTEYRGLTVSQLTQLRRSLGAETSYTVAKNTLAKRAATDAGINGLDELFTGPTALTFVSGDVVEAAKGLRDFAKANPKLVIKGGVFEGKAISAAEVTKLADLESREVLLAKLAGAMKGNLSKAAALFQAPLSKTARLAVALQDKREKESAEAA, encoded by the coding sequence ATGGCGGACAAGCCGATCCGGGCCGACAAGGCCACGGCCGTCGCAGAGCTGACCGAGAGCTTCCGCAACGCGGGCGCCACCGTGCTGACCGAGTACCGCGGTCTGACGGTCTCCCAGCTCACCCAGCTGCGGCGCTCGCTCGGCGCCGAGACCAGCTACACGGTCGCGAAGAACACGCTGGCGAAGCGTGCTGCGACGGACGCGGGCATCAACGGCCTCGACGAGCTGTTCACCGGTCCTACCGCGCTGACTTTCGTTTCGGGCGACGTCGTCGAGGCGGCGAAGGGGCTTCGCGACTTCGCGAAGGCCAACCCGAAGCTCGTCATCAAGGGCGGTGTCTTCGAGGGCAAGGCCATTTCCGCGGCCGAGGTCACGAAGCTCGCCGACCTGGAGTCCCGCGAGGTGCTGCTGGCCAAGCTGGCCGGCGCGATGAAGGGCAACCTGAGCAAGGCCGCGGCCCTGTTCCAGGCCCCGCTGTCGAAGACCGCCCGTCTGGCGGTTGCCCTGCAGGACAAGCGCGAGAAGGAGAGCGCCGAGGCGGCCTGA
- the rplL gene encoding 50S ribosomal protein L7/L12, with amino-acid sequence MAKLSTDELLDAFKEMTLIELSEFVKQFEETFEVTAAAPVAVAAAGGAPAAAEAEPEKDEFDVVLEADGGKKIQVIKVVRELTGLGLKEAKDAVESAPKAILEKVNKETAEKAKAKLEGEGAKVTLK; translated from the coding sequence ATGGCGAAGCTCAGCACCGACGAGCTGCTCGACGCGTTCAAGGAGATGACGCTGATCGAGCTCTCCGAGTTCGTGAAGCAGTTCGAGGAGACCTTCGAGGTCACCGCCGCGGCCCCGGTCGCCGTGGCCGCCGCGGGTGGGGCTCCGGCCGCCGCCGAGGCCGAGCCGGAGAAGGACGAGTTCGACGTCGTCCTCGAGGCTGACGGTGGCAAGAAGATCCAGGTCATCAAGGTCGTGCGTGAGCTGACCGGCCTGGGCCTCAAGGAGGCCAAGGACGCGGTCGAGTCCGCGCCGAAGGCCATCCTGGAGAAGGTCAACAAGGAGACCGCCGAGAAGGCGAAGGCCAAGCTCGAGGGCGAGGGCGCCAAGGTCACCCTCAAGTGA
- the rpoB gene encoding DNA-directed RNA polymerase subunit beta yields the protein MAASRPAKTSRTSSAFAPRRVSFGRITEHLEVPNLLAIQNESFDWLVGNEGWQGRSADDPHARSGLAEILEEISPIEDFSGTMSLSFSAPRFDEVKASIEECKEKDLTYCAPLFVTAEFTNNTTGEIKSQTVFMGDFPMMTPKGTFVINGTERVVVSQLVRSPGVYFDKQPDKTSDRDLSSVKVIPSRGAWLEFDIDKRDTVGVRIDRKRRQAVTVLLKAIGWSAERIRERFGWSELMMTTLEKDHIGGQDEALLDIYRKLRPGEPPTRENAQTLLDNLFFNPKRYDVAKVGRYKFNKKLEVDVPITTGTLTEDDIVATVEYLCRLHAGEEGYEADDIDHFGNRRLRTVGELIQNQVRVGLSRMERVVRERMTTQDVEAITPQTLINIRPVVAAIKEFFGTSQLSQFMDQTNPLAGLTHRRRLSALGPGGLSRERAGFEVRDVHPSHYGRMCPIETPEGPNIGLIGALSTFARVNPFGFIETPYRKVVEGRVTDQIDYLTADEEDRFVKAQANAPLKADGTFAEDRVLCRRKGGETEDVVPGAVDYMDVSPRQMVSVATAMIPFLEHDDANRALMGANMQRQAVPLVKAEAPLVGTGMEYRAAVDAGDVVVAEVGGVIEDLCADYVTIHQDDGHRRTYLLHKFRRSNAGSCVNQKPVVFEGDRVEAGQVIADGPCTDEGEMALGRNLLVAFMCWEGHNYEDAIILSQRLVQQDVLTSIHIEEHEVDARDTKLGPEEITRDIPNVSEEMLADLDERGIIRIGAEVVPGDILVGKVTPKGETELTPEERLLRAIFGEKAREVRDTSLKVPHGETGTVIGVRTFSREDGDELPPGVNELVRVYVAQKRKIQDGDKLAGRHGNKGVISKILPIEDMPFLEDGTPVDIVLNPLGVPSRMNIGQVLETHLGWVAKTGWKVEGDDASWKKQLRSIGADESEGDTNVATPVFDGAREEEIAGLLSSTLPNRDGNQLIGASGKAQLFDGRSGEPLPDPIAVGYIYILKLNHLVDDKIHARSTGPYSMITQQPLGGKAQFGGQRFGEMECWAMQAYGAAYALQELLTIKSDDVLGRVKVYEAIVKGENIPEPGIPESFKVLLKELQSLCLNVEVLSSDGVALEMRETDDEVFRAAEELGIDLSRREPSSVEEV from the coding sequence TTGGCAGCTTCCCGCCCTGCGAAGACCAGTCGTACGTCGAGCGCATTCGCGCCCCGCCGAGTTTCATTCGGCAGGATCACCGAACACCTCGAGGTCCCCAACCTCCTCGCCATCCAGAACGAGTCCTTCGACTGGCTCGTCGGCAACGAGGGTTGGCAGGGCCGGTCGGCGGACGACCCGCACGCACGCTCGGGTCTCGCGGAGATCCTCGAAGAGATCAGTCCCATTGAGGACTTCTCCGGCACCATGTCGCTCTCCTTCTCGGCGCCGCGCTTCGACGAGGTCAAGGCCTCGATCGAGGAGTGCAAGGAGAAGGACCTGACCTACTGCGCTCCGCTCTTCGTGACCGCGGAGTTCACCAACAACACCACTGGCGAGATCAAGAGCCAGACGGTGTTCATGGGTGACTTCCCGATGATGACGCCCAAGGGCACCTTCGTCATCAACGGCACCGAGCGCGTCGTGGTCAGCCAGCTCGTCCGGTCTCCGGGCGTGTACTTCGACAAGCAGCCGGACAAGACCTCCGACCGCGACCTCTCCAGCGTCAAGGTCATCCCGAGTCGGGGTGCCTGGCTGGAGTTTGACATCGACAAGCGCGACACGGTCGGCGTACGCATCGACCGCAAGCGTCGGCAGGCCGTCACCGTCCTGCTCAAGGCCATCGGATGGTCGGCCGAGCGGATCCGTGAGCGGTTCGGCTGGTCCGAGCTGATGATGACCACGCTCGAGAAGGACCACATCGGCGGCCAGGACGAGGCCCTGCTCGACATCTACCGCAAGCTCCGCCCTGGCGAGCCGCCGACGCGCGAGAACGCCCAGACCCTGCTCGACAACCTCTTCTTCAACCCGAAGAGGTACGACGTCGCCAAGGTCGGGCGCTACAAGTTCAACAAGAAGCTCGAAGTCGACGTGCCGATCACCACCGGCACGCTGACCGAGGACGACATCGTCGCCACAGTGGAGTACCTCTGCCGGCTGCACGCCGGTGAGGAGGGCTACGAGGCCGACGACATCGACCACTTCGGCAACCGGCGCCTGCGCACAGTGGGTGAGCTGATCCAGAACCAGGTTCGGGTCGGCCTGTCCCGGATGGAGCGGGTCGTCCGCGAGCGGATGACCACGCAGGACGTCGAGGCGATCACCCCGCAGACCCTGATCAACATCCGCCCGGTGGTGGCGGCGATCAAGGAGTTCTTCGGGACGTCGCAGCTGTCCCAGTTCATGGACCAGACCAACCCGCTGGCGGGCCTGACCCACCGGCGCCGGCTGAGCGCGCTCGGCCCGGGTGGTCTGTCCCGGGAGCGGGCCGGCTTCGAGGTCCGCGACGTGCACCCGTCCCACTACGGCCGGATGTGCCCGATCGAGACGCCGGAAGGCCCGAACATCGGCCTCATCGGCGCGCTGTCCACCTTCGCCCGGGTCAACCCGTTCGGCTTCATCGAGACGCCGTACCGGAAGGTCGTCGAGGGTCGGGTCACCGACCAGATCGACTACCTGACCGCGGACGAGGAGGACCGGTTCGTCAAGGCCCAGGCCAACGCGCCGCTGAAGGCTGACGGCACGTTCGCCGAGGACCGGGTCCTGTGCCGCCGTAAGGGTGGCGAGACCGAGGACGTCGTCCCCGGTGCCGTCGACTACATGGACGTGTCGCCGCGGCAGATGGTCTCGGTCGCGACCGCCATGATCCCGTTCCTCGAGCACGACGACGCCAACCGGGCACTGATGGGCGCGAACATGCAGCGCCAGGCGGTGCCGCTGGTCAAGGCCGAGGCGCCGCTGGTGGGTACGGGCATGGAGTACCGGGCCGCGGTCGACGCTGGCGACGTGGTGGTCGCCGAGGTCGGCGGTGTGATCGAGGATCTCTGCGCCGACTACGTCACCATCCACCAGGACGACGGCCACCGCCGGACGTACCTGCTGCACAAGTTCCGCCGCTCCAACGCCGGCTCCTGCGTCAACCAGAAGCCGGTCGTCTTCGAGGGCGACCGCGTCGAGGCCGGTCAGGTCATCGCCGACGGTCCCTGCACCGACGAGGGCGAGATGGCGCTCGGGCGCAACCTGCTCGTGGCGTTCATGTGCTGGGAGGGCCACAACTACGAGGACGCGATCATCCTGTCGCAGCGCCTCGTGCAGCAGGACGTGCTCACCTCGATCCACATCGAGGAGCACGAGGTCGACGCCCGGGACACCAAGCTCGGCCCGGAGGAGATCACCCGCGACATCCCGAACGTCAGCGAGGAAATGCTCGCCGACCTCGACGAGCGCGGCATCATCCGGATCGGTGCCGAGGTCGTCCCCGGCGACATCCTGGTCGGCAAGGTCACGCCGAAGGGCGAGACCGAGCTGACCCCGGAGGAGCGGCTGCTCCGCGCGATCTTCGGTGAGAAGGCGCGTGAGGTCCGGGACACCTCGCTGAAGGTGCCGCACGGCGAGACCGGCACGGTCATCGGTGTGCGTACCTTCTCCCGTGAGGACGGCGACGAGCTGCCTCCGGGTGTCAACGAGCTGGTCCGGGTCTACGTCGCCCAGAAGCGGAAGATCCAGGACGGCGACAAGCTCGCCGGCCGGCACGGCAACAAGGGCGTCATCTCCAAGATCCTGCCGATCGAGGACATGCCGTTCCTTGAGGACGGCACCCCCGTCGACATCGTGCTCAACCCGCTGGGTGTGCCGAGCCGGATGAACATCGGCCAGGTGCTCGAGACCCACCTCGGCTGGGTCGCCAAGACCGGCTGGAAGGTCGAGGGCGACGACGCGTCCTGGAAGAAGCAGCTGCGCTCGATCGGCGCCGACGAGTCGGAGGGGGACACCAACGTGGCCACCCCGGTCTTCGACGGTGCCCGCGAGGAGGAGATCGCCGGTCTGCTCTCGTCGACCCTGCCCAACCGGGACGGCAACCAGCTGATCGGCGCCAGCGGCAAGGCGCAGCTGTTCGACGGTCGTTCCGGCGAGCCGCTGCCGGACCCGATCGCGGTCGGCTACATCTACATCCTGAAGCTCAACCACCTGGTCGACGACAAGATCCACGCACGGTCGACCGGCCCGTACTCGATGATCACGCAGCAGCCGCTGGGTGGTAAGGCGCAGTTCGGTGGTCAGCGCTTCGGTGAGATGGAGTGCTGGGCGATGCAGGCGTACGGTGCCGCGTACGCCCTGCAGGAGCTGCTCACGATCAAGTCCGACGACGTTCTCGGCCGGGTGAAGGTCTACGAGGCCATCGTCAAGGGCGAGAACATCCCGGAGCCGGGCATCCCGGAGTCGTTCAAGGTGCTGCTCAAGGAGCTGCAGTCGCTGTGCCTCAACGTTGAGGTGCTGTCCAGCGACGGCGTGGCCCTGGAGATGCGCGAGACCGACGACGAGGTGTTCCGGGCCGCCGAGGAGCTGGGCATCGACCTGTCCCGGCGCGAGCCGAGCTCGGTCGAAGAGGTCTGA